Proteins encoded together in one Camelina sativa cultivar DH55 chromosome 9, Cs, whole genome shotgun sequence window:
- the LOC104713426 gene encoding heat stress transcription factor A-4a-like, which produces MVHKFPRGLSPFYVRIYQVVDDPTTDSIISWSKSYDSFIIWNVREFRRKIMPTCVEFGRSFSWFLSKLRSYGFKRVNGAGQLEFGNEYFVADQPGLLKYMMNEALTAKRKAKMAKAKARRDRVQVEGLFKHLQI; this is translated from the coding sequence ATGGTTCACAAATTTCCAAGGGGATTGTCTCCGTTCTACGTTAGAATCTATCAGGTCGTTGATGATCCTACGACGGATTCAATCATCTCGTGGAGCAAAAGCTACGACAGTTTCATCATCTGGAACGTGAGAGAGTTTCGCAGAAAGATTATGCCGACATGTGTTGAATTTGGTAGAAGCTTCTCATGGTTTCTCTCCAAGCTTCGTTCTTATGGCTTTAAAAGAGTTAACGGGGCTGGTCAGTTGGAGTTTGGAAACGAGTACTTTGTCGCAGATCAACCGGGGCTTTTGAAGTATATGATGAACGAAGCTTTGACGGCTAAACGTAAAGCAAAGATGGCTAAAGCCAAAGCCAGGAGAGATCGAGTTCAAGTAGAGGGTCTCTTCAAACACTTACAAATTTGA
- the LOC104713427 gene encoding filament-like plant protein 1 isoform X1: protein MEKRKRESSEISFGESESLSSLSEKDSQIHPESTMESHDDEIQSSTVSLEEETENEDLKDSIRTLTEKLSAALANVSAKDDLVKQHVKVAEEAVAGWEKAENEVVELKEKLETADDKTRVLEDRVSHLDGALKECVRQLRQSRDEQEHMIQEAVNERTKELQTSKTSLENQILEAATKAEELSQMAESVAKENVVLRHELLARCEELEIRTIERDLSTQAAETASKQQLDSIRKVAKLEAECRKLRMLAKSSASFNDHRSIDSHSDGGERMDVSCSDSWASSTLIEKRSLQGTSSSIELDLMGDFLEMERLVALPETPDENGKSGPESVTEEAVVRLENSLAAEIEVLTSRTKELEEKVKKLEAEKNELESEVKHNREEAVAHLENSFAAEIEVLTCRIKQLEEKLEKLEAEKDELQTEVKCNKEVEGTLRFELEAIACDKTELYDKLEKMEAEKAELQISFDIIKDKYKESQVCLQEIETKLEDIQTEMKLVNELKAEVESQIIAMEAEVNIKAAKIDSLEEDMRKERFASDELRRKCEVLEEEVVSLHQENAIKSENIEPKIKQEDIETAAGKLANCQKTIASLGKQLQSLATLEDFLTDTPSIPMAANGVCSSSSNSESWKVHKNETFLTRNRPESIKPSNGTSSSSSSAAAVVSVPVSSNRGSSEKNRNGFATVFTRSKDGIHLAI from the exons ATGGAGAAACGGAAGAGAGAATCATCTGAGATAAGCTTTGGTGAATCAGAGTCACTGTCTTCACTATCTGAGAAGGATTCTCAAATTCAT CCTGAGAGTACAATGGAGTCTCATGATGATGAGATACAATCATCAACGGTTTCGTTGGAAGAAGAGACTGAAAATGAGGATTTGAAAGATAGCATAAGGACTTTGACTGAGAAACTTTCAGCTGCTCTTGCTAATGTAAGTGCTAAAGATGATCTGGTGAAGCAACATGTCAAAGTCGCTGAAGAAGCTGTCGCTG GGTGGGAGAAAGCTGAGAATGAAGTGGTTGAGTTGAAGGAGAAGCTTGAGACTGCTGATGATAAGACTAGAGTGTTGGAAGATAGAGTAAGCCATCTTGATGGAGCTTTAAAGGAGTGTGTTAGACAGTTAAGGCAATCAAGAGATGAACAAGAGCACATGATTCAAGAAGCTGTGAACGAGCGAACCAAGGAGTTGCAGACCTCTAAAACCAGCCTTGAGAACCAGATTCTTGAAGCTGCTACCAAGGCTGAGGAGCTTAGCCAAATGGCGGAATCCGTGGCGAAAGAAAACGTGGTGCTGAGACATGAGCTTCTTGCACGATGCGAAGAGCTAGAGATCAGAACCATTGAGAGGGATTTAAGCACCCAGGCAGCTGAAACCGCAAGCAAGCAGCAGTTAGATAGCATTAGGAAAGTGGCAAAACTCGAGGCTGAGTGCAGGAAGCTTCGTATGTTGGCTAAATCATCAGCTTCGTTTAACGATCATCGATCTATAGATAGTCATTCTGATGGAGGGGAGAGAATGGATGTAAGTTGCTCTGATTCATGGGCATCATCCACATTGATTGAAAAGAGAAGCCTTCAGGGAACTTCCTCTTCCATTGAACTTGATCTCATGGGAGATTTTCTTGAGATGGAACGTCTTGTAGCATTGCCCGAGACACCAGATGAGAACGGTAAAAGTGGACCTGAGTCAGTGACAGAAGAGGCTGTTGTTCGGTTAGAGAACTCGTTGGCTGCTGAAATTGAAGTATTGACTTCTCGAACTAAGGAACTTgaagagaaagtgaagaagttaGAAGCGGAGAAAAATGAGCTCGAAAGTGAAGTTAAACATAACAGAGAAGAGGCTGTTGCTCACTTAGAGAACTCGTTTGCTGCTGAAATAGAAGTATTGACTTGCCGAATTAAGCAACTTGAAGAGAAGTTAGAGAAGTTGGAAGCAGAGAAAGATGAGCTCCAAACTGAAGTTAAATGTAACAAAGAAGTGGAGGGCACATTGAGATTTGAGCTTGAAGCTATTGCTTGTGATAAAACGGAGCTGTATGATAAGTTGGAGAAGATGGAGGCTGAGAAAGCTGAGTTGCAAATATCTTTTGACATAATCAAAGATAAGTATAAAGAATCTCAAGTTTGTCTGCAAGAAATTGAGACGAAGCTGGAGGATATACAAACGGAGATGAAACTTGTTAACGAACTAAAAGCAGAAGTTGAATCTCAAATCATCGCCATGGAGGCAGAGGTAAATATTAAAGCCGCGAAGATTGATTCATTGGAAGAAGACATGAGAAAGGAGAGGTTTGCTTCAGATGAGCTTAGAAGAAAATGTGAGGTTCTTGAAGAAGAGGTCGTCTCTCTCCATCAAGAGAACGCCATCAAGAGTGAAAATATAGAACCCAAGATCAAACAG GAAGACATAGAAACAGCTGCAGGGAAACTTGCGAATTGTCAGAAAACAATAGCTTCATTAGGGAAACAGCTGCAGTCTCTTGCAACACTTGAAGATTTCTTAACCGATACACCGAGTATTCCAATGGCTGCAAACGGTGtatgcagcagcagcagcaactcAGAGAGCTGGAAGGTTCACAAGAACGAAACTTTCCTGACGAGAAATCGTCCAGAGTCCATCAAACCAAGTAACGGaacatcatcttcctcttcttccgcTGCTGCTGTTGTTTCAGTGCCAGTTTCATCAAACCGAGGCAGTTCTGAGAAGAATCGCAATGGATTTGCAACAGTATTCACAAGAAGTAAAGATGGGATACATCTAGCGATTTAG
- the LOC104713427 gene encoding filament-like plant protein 1 isoform X2, protein MEKRKRESSEISFGESESLSSLSEKDSQIHPESTMESHDDEIQSSTVSLEEETENEDLKDSIRTLTEKLSAALANVSAKDDLVKQHVKVAEEAVAGWEKAENEVVELKEKLETADDKTRVLEDRVSHLDGALKECVRQLRQSRDEQEHMIQEAVNERTKELQTSKTSLENQILEAATKAEELSQMAESVAKENVVLRHELLARCEELEIRTIERDLSTQAAETASKQQLDSIRKVAKLEAECRKLRMLAKSSASFNDHRSIDSHSDGGERMDVSCSDSWASSTLIEKRSLQGTSSSIELDLMGDFLEMERLVALPETPDENGKSGPESVTEEAVVRLENSLAAEIEVLTSRTKELEEKVKKLEAEKNELESEVKHNREEAVAHLENSFAAEIEVLTCRIKQLEEKLEKLEAEKDELQTEVKCNKEVEGTLRFELEAIACDKTELYDKLEKMEAEKAELQISFDIIKDKYKESQVCLQEIETKLEDIQTEMKLVNELKAEVESQIIAMEAEVNIKAAKIDSLEEDMRKERFASDELRRKCEVLEEEVVSLHQENAIKSENIEPKIKQT, encoded by the exons ATGGAGAAACGGAAGAGAGAATCATCTGAGATAAGCTTTGGTGAATCAGAGTCACTGTCTTCACTATCTGAGAAGGATTCTCAAATTCAT CCTGAGAGTACAATGGAGTCTCATGATGATGAGATACAATCATCAACGGTTTCGTTGGAAGAAGAGACTGAAAATGAGGATTTGAAAGATAGCATAAGGACTTTGACTGAGAAACTTTCAGCTGCTCTTGCTAATGTAAGTGCTAAAGATGATCTGGTGAAGCAACATGTCAAAGTCGCTGAAGAAGCTGTCGCTG GGTGGGAGAAAGCTGAGAATGAAGTGGTTGAGTTGAAGGAGAAGCTTGAGACTGCTGATGATAAGACTAGAGTGTTGGAAGATAGAGTAAGCCATCTTGATGGAGCTTTAAAGGAGTGTGTTAGACAGTTAAGGCAATCAAGAGATGAACAAGAGCACATGATTCAAGAAGCTGTGAACGAGCGAACCAAGGAGTTGCAGACCTCTAAAACCAGCCTTGAGAACCAGATTCTTGAAGCTGCTACCAAGGCTGAGGAGCTTAGCCAAATGGCGGAATCCGTGGCGAAAGAAAACGTGGTGCTGAGACATGAGCTTCTTGCACGATGCGAAGAGCTAGAGATCAGAACCATTGAGAGGGATTTAAGCACCCAGGCAGCTGAAACCGCAAGCAAGCAGCAGTTAGATAGCATTAGGAAAGTGGCAAAACTCGAGGCTGAGTGCAGGAAGCTTCGTATGTTGGCTAAATCATCAGCTTCGTTTAACGATCATCGATCTATAGATAGTCATTCTGATGGAGGGGAGAGAATGGATGTAAGTTGCTCTGATTCATGGGCATCATCCACATTGATTGAAAAGAGAAGCCTTCAGGGAACTTCCTCTTCCATTGAACTTGATCTCATGGGAGATTTTCTTGAGATGGAACGTCTTGTAGCATTGCCCGAGACACCAGATGAGAACGGTAAAAGTGGACCTGAGTCAGTGACAGAAGAGGCTGTTGTTCGGTTAGAGAACTCGTTGGCTGCTGAAATTGAAGTATTGACTTCTCGAACTAAGGAACTTgaagagaaagtgaagaagttaGAAGCGGAGAAAAATGAGCTCGAAAGTGAAGTTAAACATAACAGAGAAGAGGCTGTTGCTCACTTAGAGAACTCGTTTGCTGCTGAAATAGAAGTATTGACTTGCCGAATTAAGCAACTTGAAGAGAAGTTAGAGAAGTTGGAAGCAGAGAAAGATGAGCTCCAAACTGAAGTTAAATGTAACAAAGAAGTGGAGGGCACATTGAGATTTGAGCTTGAAGCTATTGCTTGTGATAAAACGGAGCTGTATGATAAGTTGGAGAAGATGGAGGCTGAGAAAGCTGAGTTGCAAATATCTTTTGACATAATCAAAGATAAGTATAAAGAATCTCAAGTTTGTCTGCAAGAAATTGAGACGAAGCTGGAGGATATACAAACGGAGATGAAACTTGTTAACGAACTAAAAGCAGAAGTTGAATCTCAAATCATCGCCATGGAGGCAGAGGTAAATATTAAAGCCGCGAAGATTGATTCATTGGAAGAAGACATGAGAAAGGAGAGGTTTGCTTCAGATGAGCTTAGAAGAAAATGTGAGGTTCTTGAAGAAGAGGTCGTCTCTCTCCATCAAGAGAACGCCATCAAGAGTGAAAATATAGAACCCAAGATCAAACAG ACATAG
- the LOC104713428 gene encoding long chain acyl-CoA synthetase 9, chloroplastic, whose amino-acid sequence MIPYAAGVIVPLALTLLVQKSKKDKKRGVVVDVGGEQGYAIRNHRFADPVTSHWEDISTLPQLFEISCNAHSDQVFLGTRKLISREIETSDDGKTFEKLHLGDYEWLTFAKTLEAVCDFASGLVQIGHKTGERVAIFADTREEWFISLQGCFRRNVTVVTIYSSLGEEALCHSLNETEVTTVICGNKELKKLMDIGHQLETVKRVICMDDEFPSDVNSNWKATSFADVKKLGHENPVDPNFPLSADVAVIMYTSGSTGLPKGVMMTHGNVLATVSAVMTIVPDLGKRDIYMAYLPLAHILELAAESVMATIGSAIGYGSPLTLTDTSNKVKKGTKGDVTALKPTIMTAVPAILDRVRDGVRKKVDAKGGLSKKLFDFAYARRLSAINGSWFGAWGLEKLLWDLLVFGKIRAVLGGKIRYLLSGGAPLSGDTQRFINICVGAPIGQGYGLTETCAGGTFSEFDDTSVGRVGAPLPCSFVKLVDWPEGGYLTNDKPMPRGEIVIGGSNITLGYFKNEEKTEEVYKVDEKGMRWFYTGDIGRFHPDGCLEIIDRKKDIVKLQHGEYVSLGKVEAALSISPYVENIMVHADSFYSYCVALVVASQQTLEGWASKQGIDFANFDELCAKEEAVKEVYASLVKSGKQSRLEKFEIPAKIKLLGSPWTPESGLVTAALKLKRDVIRREFSEDLTKLYA is encoded by the exons CCTGTAATGCTCACAGCGACCAAGTTTTCCTTGGTACCCGGAAGCTGATCTCTAGAGAAATTGAGACTAGTGATGATGGTAAAACGTTTGAGAAACTTCATTTGGGCGACTACGAGTGGCTCACTTTTGCCAAGACACTCGAAGCTGTCTGTGATTTCGCCTCTGGCCTTGTTCAGATTGGACACAAGACGGGAGAACGTGTCGCCATTTTTGCAGATACTAGAGAAGAGTGGTTCATTTCCCTACAG GGTTGCTTCAGGCGCAATGTCACTGTGGTAACTATATATTCATCTTTGGGAGAGGAAGCTCTTTGTCACTCGCTGAATGAG ACAGAGGTCACAACTGTAATATGTGGTAACAAAGAACTGAAAAAGCTCATGGACATAGGCCATCAGCTTGAAACTGTGAAACGTGTGATTTGTATGGATGATGAGTTCCCATCTGATGTGAACAGTAATTGGAAGGCAACTTCATTTGCTGATGTGAAGAAACTTGGGCACGAAAACCCTGTGGATCCGAACTTTCCCCTCTCAGCAGATGTTGCTGTTATAATGTACACCAGTGGAAGCACTGGACTTCCCAAG GGTGTTATGATGACACATGGTAATGTCCTAGCTACAGTTTCAGCAGTGATGACAATTGTTCCAGACCTTGGAAAGAGGGATATATACATGGCATATTTACCTTTGGCTCACATCCTTGAGTTAGCAGCTGAG AGCGTAATGGCTACTATTGGGAGTGCTATTGGATACGGGTCTCCCTTGACCCTTACGGATACTTCAAACAAGGTAAAAAAGGGTACCAAAGGAGATGTCACTGCACTTAAGCCCACTATAATGACAGCTGTTCCAGCCATTCTTGATCGTGTCCGGGATGGTGTCCGCAAAAAG GTTGACGCAAAGGGTGGATTGTCGAAAAAATTGTTTGACTTTGCATATGCTCGGCGATTATCTGCAATCAATGGAAGTTGGTTTGGAGCCTGGGGACTGGAAAAGCTTCTATGGGATCTGCTTGTGTTTGGTAAAATCCGTGCGGTATTGGGAGGCAAAATCCGCTATTTGCTCTCTGGTGGTGCCCCTCTTTCTGGTGACACTCAGAGATTCATTAACATATGCGTTGG GGCTCCAATCGGCCAGGGATATGGGCTCACAGAGACTTGTGCTGGTGGAACCTTCTCTGAGTTCGATGACACATCCGTTGGCCGGGTGGGTGCTCCACTTCCTTGCTCCTTTGTAAAG CTAGTAGACTGGCCGGAAGGCGGGTATCTAACCAATGACAAGCCAATGCCCCGTGGTGAAATTGTAATTGGTGGCTCAAATATCACGCTTGGGTATTTCAAAAATGAGGAGAAAACTGAAGAAGTGTACAAG GTTGATGAAAAGGGGATGAGGTGGTTCTATACAGGAGACATAGGGCGATTTCACCCTGATGGTTGCCTCGAGATAATAGACCGAAAAAAGGATATTGTTAAACTTCAGCATGGAGAGTATGTCTCTTTGGGCAAA GTGGAAGCTGCTCTAAGTATAAGTCCGTATGTTGAAAACATAATGGTTCATGCTGATTCATTCTACAGTTACTGTGTGGCCCTTGTGGTCGCATCCCAACAAACACTTGAAGGTTGGGCTTCAAAGCAAGGAATAGACTTTGCCAACTTCGACGAACTATGCGCGAAAGAAGAAGCCGTGAAAGAAGTGTATGCGTCTCTTGTCAAG TCGGGTAAACAATCGAGATTGGAGAAGTTTGAGATACCAGCAAAGATCAAATTGTTGGGATCTCCATGGACGCCAGAGTCGGGCTTAGTCACAGCAGCACTAAAGCTTAAAAGAGATGTAATTAGGAGGGAATTCTCAGAAGATCTCACCAAGTTATATGCCTAa